The genomic segment ATCAGCTGGGACAGGTCTGGGAGGGCTCTTCAAGCCAGGCATTCCGGGATCAGTATATCCGGCTTCGCCCCTCTTTCCAGCAAATGCAGCAGCTTTTGGATGACATCAACAGGCAGCTGGCGCAGACGGCGAACATTCTTGAAGAAACCGATCAGCGAATTGCCGGTCAGATCAACGGATAAAAGATCCAAAAGGGCCGAGACCTCATCCGGGGTTTCGGTCTTTTATAGATAAAGGATGAATCGGCTTGACAAAACCATGATGAGGGGTGAGGGCATGTATATCAATATCACGGTTGATCTGTCGCATTATCACAGGCCTTCACTTGATTTACGGATCTCGGACAGGCAGCCGGTCAGGCAGCTGATTCAGACGGTCTGGAAGATTAACGGGATCAGTGATCCGCCGCGACCCGGTTATTGGGTACGCGTGTCCAATAAGGCTCAGATGATTCGCGGATATGAAGTCTTACGCGATAAAAAGATTTCAAGCGGAGATAAACTCACCGTATTGTGAGGAGTGACATCATGCCACAGGAAGAGAGCTTTTTTCAATCAAAATATGAAGCACAGGCAGAGTTCAAAGAAGGGAAATACGTGCTGACCTTTCAGCGGGTAAAGATACCGCTTCGCCAGGCTGATGAGCTCGGTGCGCTGGGGAGCATTGACGACGGGGTCGAACGGAAGATCGAGACAAATGAAGATGAAATCGTTATTATTGCCGGACCCGAAAAGACTCTGAGACCCTTTTCAGATTTAAAGCAGGAGACAGCAACAGAACGTCTGATATTTGCCAGCAATCTGATTCACTTCTTTGCTTGCTATCGAAATCAGCGGGTGATCCCGTCCTGTTTTCCTGAAAATATCTTCTTTACGCCCGGGTTTGAACCTGTTTTTCTTCATTATGGAATAAAAGACAGTCTTCCTCCTGTTTCATATCAGGAGGAAGAGTCATTGCGGCAGGTGAAGGCAGTGGCAGCCCTCCTCTTTGATCCTGCCCATCCTTTTGATACATATTTGAAATTTGATTTTGCGGCAAAAACCACACGCTTTGTCAAAGATATTCTGCGATGCACCACTTTTCAATCGATGTTAGGCCTTGTTGAGAAAGAGCGGAGAAAGGAAATTGGCGAAGAGAAACGGAGTATAAGGCTTCCGAAAAAAAGGAACAGGGTCAAAAATAGTGTAATGACCGGGACTGTCGTGTTATTGATTCCGCTGATCATCCTGACGGTTTATGCTTTCATCATTCAGATGCCGAGACAGGATCTGTTCGAGCAGAGTCATGAGCATTATCTGCAGGACCAGTACAGTGATGTGGTCACTGTACTGGACCCGGTGGATGAGGATCAGATGCCGAAAGTTGTCCGATATGAGCTTGCCGTCTCCTATGTGAAAAATGAGGCACTGACCGAGTCGCAGCAGAACACTATTTTGAACGATCTGACGCTTCAGAGCAACCCTTTGTATTACCGGTACTGGATTCAGACCGGAAGAGGGGAAACGTCGGGTGCGCTCAATACAGCCCGTTCATTAAATGACCGGATGCTGATTGCGTACGGCCTGTTAAAGGAGAAAGCGGCCCTTCAGGATAACCTGTCCATGAACGGCAAACAGAAGCAGGAACGTCTTCAGAGTATCGATTCAGAGCTGAAAAAATATAGCGAAATCCTGGGCAGTGGAGAAAGTTCGCCGGCGGATGGAGCGGCCCGGCCGGCCGATTCCGAAACGGGCAACGACGGTGGATCCCCTGATGAAGAGACAAGCGGGTCAAGTGCCGGTTCCACGGGGAGCAGCACGGCTCCGGACACATCCGCGGCACAGGATAAAGCGGGAAGCCGTACCGGCAGTTCCGGAACGTCGGGGAAATGATGAACGGGAAGCCTGATACTTCTGGGAGGAGGAACTTCAGATGGAAAAGATCTGGCTGTTTACAGAAGCATATGTACAGTGTACGGAACTGCAGCCTTTTCATAAAAAAGGGATGGTCATTGGAAACCAGCCTGTTGATACGCTCACGGTGCCTGCTCTTGGTGACGACAAAATACGTCTGGTCTGGAATCCGGAAAACCGGCAATGGACCTTCCGTCTGAAAGAAAAAGAGGAGATCCTGAGCGACGGGAAGTCTGAAGCCTTTCCCGGAGGAATGTTTGTTTATCGAAAAACAGCCGACGGGAATGGACCTTCGGGGTATTACATCGGAAATGCCCGGCAGATTTCGGTATCGCCTGAAAGCGACGCAGATTTCAGCTTCCCCGCCGCAACGGAACAGTCGGGCTTTCAGATCAGCAGGGAGCAGGCGGGCTGGCGCG from the Sporolactobacillus sp. Y61 genome contains:
- a CDS encoding WXG100 family type VII secretion target — translated: MAGQIRLTPEELRSFAAKYGQESANAGDMIGRLNGMIDQLGQVWEGSSSQAFRDQYIRLRPSFQQMQQLLDDINRQLAQTANILEETDQRIAGQING
- a CDS encoding EsaB/YukD family protein; translation: MYINITVDLSHYHRPSLDLRISDRQPVRQLIQTVWKINGISDPPRPGYWVRVSNKAQMIRGYEVLRDKKISSGDKLTVL
- the essB gene encoding type VII secretion protein EssB; protein product: MPQEESFFQSKYEAQAEFKEGKYVLTFQRVKIPLRQADELGALGSIDDGVERKIETNEDEIVIIAGPEKTLRPFSDLKQETATERLIFASNLIHFFACYRNQRVIPSCFPENIFFTPGFEPVFLHYGIKDSLPPVSYQEEESLRQVKAVAALLFDPAHPFDTYLKFDFAAKTTRFVKDILRCTTFQSMLGLVEKERRKEIGEEKRSIRLPKKRNRVKNSVMTGTVVLLIPLIILTVYAFIIQMPRQDLFEQSHEHYLQDQYSDVVTVLDPVDEDQMPKVVRYELAVSYVKNEALTESQQNTILNDLTLQSNPLYYRYWIQTGRGETSGALNTARSLNDRMLIAYGLLKEKAALQDNLSMNGKQKQERLQSIDSELKKYSEILGSGESSPADGAARPADSETGNDGGSPDEETSGSSAGSTGSSTAPDTSAAQDKAGSRTGSSGTSGK